A stretch of the uncultured Cohaesibacter sp. genome encodes the following:
- a CDS encoding carboxymuconolactone decarboxylase family protein: MTIDALKSQMPDFAKDVKLNLSNMSGDESLTDQQKYGLMVACAIATRSAAVRDAFLAEAADKLSAEALSAAKGAATLMGMNNIYYRFVHLASNKDYGSMPAKLRMNFIARPGVDKVDFELWSLAVSAINGCGMCIDSHESILRDNGLTTEQIQTAIRFAAIIQSAAIALEAA; the protein is encoded by the coding sequence ATGACCATCGACGCGCTGAAATCCCAAATGCCTGACTTCGCCAAGGATGTGAAGCTGAACCTGTCGAATATGTCCGGCGATGAAAGCCTCACCGATCAGCAGAAATATGGCCTGATGGTTGCCTGCGCCATTGCCACGCGCAGCGCGGCTGTCCGTGACGCTTTCCTTGCCGAAGCCGCCGACAAGCTCTCCGCCGAAGCTTTGAGCGCTGCCAAAGGGGCCGCCACCCTGATGGGCATGAACAATATCTATTACCGCTTCGTGCATTTGGCCTCCAACAAGGATTATGGCTCCATGCCTGCCAAATTGCGGATGAATTTCATCGCTCGTCCCGGCGTTGACAAGGTCGACTTCGAGCTTTGGAGCCTTGCCGTCTCCGCCATCAATGGCTGCGGCATGTGCATCGATTCCCACGAAAGCATTCTGCGCGACAATGGCCTGACCACCGAACAGATCCAGACCGCCATCCGCTTTGCCGCCATCATCCAGTCTGCAGCCATCGCTCTGGAAGCAGCCTGA
- a CDS encoding peroxiredoxin: MLGIGDKLPEFSITGVKPGFNEIVENGEEAFETLTEKSFEGKWKVIFFYPKDFTFVCPTEIAEFARLNEEFEDRDAVVLGGSTDNEFCKLAWRRDHPDLNKLPIWMFADTNGSLIDGLGVRHPDGVAYRYTYVVDAENTIQHVYATNLNVGRNPKDTLRVLDALQTDELCPCNREVGGATLG, encoded by the coding sequence ATGCTTGGTATTGGCGATAAGCTTCCTGAATTTTCTATCACTGGCGTAAAACCCGGCTTCAACGAAATCGTCGAAAATGGCGAAGAAGCGTTTGAAACCCTCACCGAAAAAAGCTTCGAAGGCAAATGGAAGGTCATCTTCTTCTATCCCAAAGATTTCACCTTCGTCTGCCCAACCGAAATTGCTGAATTTGCACGTCTGAACGAAGAATTCGAAGACCGTGATGCAGTGGTTCTGGGCGGTTCCACCGACAACGAATTCTGCAAGCTGGCTTGGCGTCGTGATCATCCGGATCTCAACAAACTGCCAATCTGGATGTTTGCCGACACCAACGGCTCCCTCATCGACGGTCTTGGCGTGCGTCACCCGGACGGCGTTGCCTACCGTTACACCTATGTTGTGGACGCGGAAAACACCATTCAGCATGTCTATGCAACCAACCTCAATGTTGGCCGCAACCCCAAAGACACCCTGCGCGTTCTCGATGCATTGCAGACCGATGAACTCTGCCCATGCAACCGCGAAGTCGGCGGTGCGACCCTCGGCTAA
- a CDS encoding hydrogen peroxide-inducible genes activator: MPIRPTLRQLQYLCTLAEKESFRGAAEACHVSQSTLSSGIRQLEDILQVKLVDRESDQFRLTVMGTEILGRAKALLRDTDELVAMAQRQEKPLSGRLRLGVIPSIGPFLLPRALPGLRRAFPDLKLYLHEKLTRHVLEDVKAGRLDAAVIALPYRIDGFDSQSLGDDRFHVALPLRHPLVKHQKIDALDLRREALILLEDGHCIRDHVLASLKRGDPTPGQPVDEEIEATSLITIVQMVANGLGGTLLPGLALRAGLVDGLDIVVRDLKEPSAVREIAMVWRPRSAMESNIRLLANHLTAFV, translated from the coding sequence ATGCCCATTCGCCCCACTTTGCGCCAGTTGCAGTATCTGTGCACCCTGGCTGAGAAGGAGTCTTTTCGTGGTGCCGCTGAGGCTTGTCACGTGTCGCAATCGACGTTGAGTTCAGGCATTCGCCAACTTGAAGACATTTTGCAAGTCAAGCTGGTGGATCGTGAGAGTGATCAATTTCGTCTGACGGTTATGGGCACAGAAATATTGGGGCGGGCCAAGGCCCTGCTGCGCGATACCGATGAGTTGGTGGCAATGGCGCAAAGGCAGGAAAAGCCCTTGAGTGGGCGGTTGCGACTGGGGGTCATTCCCTCGATCGGGCCATTTTTATTGCCAAGGGCCTTACCGGGATTGCGCCGGGCTTTTCCGGACCTGAAACTCTATCTGCACGAAAAGTTGACCCGCCATGTGCTTGAAGACGTCAAAGCCGGGCGACTGGATGCAGCGGTGATCGCTTTGCCCTACCGTATTGATGGCTTTGACAGCCAGTCGCTGGGGGATGATCGCTTTCATGTTGCCTTGCCCTTGCGCCATCCTCTGGTCAAGCACCAAAAGATCGATGCGCTCGACTTGCGGCGTGAGGCTCTCATCCTGCTCGAAGATGGCCATTGCATTCGCGACCATGTCCTTGCCAGCCTCAAACGGGGCGATCCAACTCCGGGTCAACCCGTGGATGAGGAGATTGAGGCAACCAGTCTGATCACAATCGTTCAGATGGTGGCCAATGGGCTGGGCGGGACCTTGTTGCCGGGGCTTGCCTTGCGCGCTGGTCTGGTGGACGGGCTGGATATCGTTGTGCGCGACCTCAAGGAGCCATCGGCAGTGCGCGAAATTGCAATGGTATGGCGGCCACGCTCAGCCATGGAGAGTAATATCCGGTTGTTGGCAAACCATCTCACCGCCTTTGTTTAA
- the rpmF gene encoding 50S ribosomal protein L32 yields the protein MAVPKKKVTRMKRGFRRSADALKQSVYVEDKDSGELRRPHHIDLKTGMYRGRQILEAKD from the coding sequence ATGGCTGTGCCAAAGAAAAAAGTGACCCGCATGAAGCGTGGCTTCCGCCGCTCTGCGGATGCACTAAAACAGTCGGTCTATGTCGAAGACAAGGATTCTGGCGAGCTGCGCCGTCCTCATCATATCGACCTGAAGACCGGCATGTATCGTGGTCGTCAGATTTTGGAAGCCAAAGACTAA
- the ggt gene encoding gamma-glutamyltransferase, protein MRDFQLPGRSPVYGEAGMCATSHPIASQVALSVLHKGGNAVDAAVAAGAVLCVVEPHMTGIGGDCFAIVSEPDGSVHGYNGSGRAAAAAKTEWFLEQGITEISESSIHSVTVPGALKCWERLVHDHGTLGFDAALQPAIDYAERGYAVTSRVAWDWQDLVAALKRDPGAARHYLLDGRAPRAGERHAAPALAKTLRAVAEGGSDAFYCGAIAAEIAALVQHYGGLLTEEDMAGITCDALSPVSAFYRGVEVVELPPNGQGITALTLLKILEQFDLASLDPHGAERHHVQLEAGRLAYGMRDAHITDPEHMRVSVETLISDAYARQLAASISTQMRNESLPSFVPSQSDTIYLSVADRDGRMVSFINSVYRGFGVRVCTEKSGVMLQNRGACFVVNPDHPNCIDGGKRPMHTIIPAMARKDGKTWLSFGVMGGSYQAQGHAQVIANMVDFGMDPQEALDAPRLFWNDAGDIVAETSLDGAVFSALEAKGHKMVWGEKPHGGGQIIARDEETGFYCGASDCRKDGMAIGI, encoded by the coding sequence ATGCGGGATTTTCAGTTGCCCGGACGTTCCCCTGTTTATGGCGAGGCAGGTATGTGTGCCACCTCGCACCCGATTGCCAGTCAGGTTGCCCTGTCGGTGTTGCACAAAGGTGGCAATGCTGTGGATGCGGCGGTTGCTGCCGGAGCGGTGCTGTGCGTGGTTGAACCGCATATGACCGGCATTGGTGGCGATTGCTTTGCGATTGTCAGCGAGCCGGATGGCTCGGTGCATGGCTATAACGGATCCGGTCGGGCTGCGGCGGCTGCCAAGACCGAATGGTTCCTTGAGCAGGGCATCACCGAGATCTCCGAAAGCAGTATCCATTCTGTGACCGTGCCCGGCGCGCTCAAATGCTGGGAGCGGCTGGTCCATGACCATGGCACGCTAGGCTTTGATGCCGCCCTCCAACCGGCGATTGATTATGCGGAAAGGGGCTATGCCGTCACTTCTCGGGTTGCGTGGGACTGGCAGGATCTGGTGGCCGCATTGAAGCGTGATCCCGGTGCGGCCAGACATTATCTCCTTGACGGCCGTGCGCCACGGGCGGGTGAGCGTCACGCAGCGCCCGCATTAGCCAAGACCTTGCGGGCGGTGGCTGAGGGCGGGAGTGATGCCTTCTATTGCGGGGCGATTGCTGCCGAGATCGCGGCTCTGGTTCAGCATTATGGCGGGCTGTTGACCGAGGAGGATATGGCTGGCATCACGTGTGACGCGTTGTCGCCGGTCTCTGCTTTTTACCGCGGTGTGGAAGTTGTCGAGTTGCCGCCCAACGGGCAGGGCATCACCGCACTGACCCTGTTGAAGATCCTTGAACAGTTCGATCTGGCATCTCTTGATCCCCACGGCGCGGAACGTCATCATGTGCAGTTGGAAGCAGGGCGTTTGGCCTATGGAATGCGGGATGCGCATATCACGGATCCGGAGCATATGCGTGTTTCGGTTGAAACCCTGATATCGGATGCCTATGCCCGTCAATTGGCTGCGTCCATTTCGACACAGATGCGCAACGAAAGCCTGCCAAGTTTTGTGCCGTCTCAATCTGATACAATCTATTTGTCGGTCGCAGATCGGGACGGACGGATGGTGTCTTTCATCAATTCCGTTTATCGCGGCTTTGGGGTGCGGGTCTGCACGGAGAAAAGCGGCGTGATGCTGCAGAATCGCGGCGCTTGCTTTGTGGTCAACCCAGATCATCCCAATTGCATTGATGGCGGCAAGCGCCCTATGCATACCATCATTCCGGCGATGGCCCGCAAGGACGGCAAGACATGGCTGTCTTTTGGGGTGATGGGTGGGTCCTATCAGGCGCAAGGCCATGCGCAAGTGATTGCCAATATGGTCGATTTTGGCATGGACCCGCAGGAGGCGCTGGATGCGCCGCGGCTATTCTGGAATGACGCGGGAGACATTGTCGCTGAAACGTCGCTGGATGGGGCGGTCTTCAGCGCGCTGGAGGCCAAAGGCCATAAAATGGTCTGGGGCGAAAAGCCCCATGGCGGCGGACAGATCATCGCCCGCGATGAGGAAACCGGCTTCTATTGCGGTGCATCCGACTGTCGCAAAGACGGGATGGCAATCGGGATCTAG
- a CDS encoding GGDEF and EAL domain-containing protein, which produces MALKARDILTSIGEVIYDWQASGDHLRWSSNVRDVFDADIASRMATGQAFADCVTPDTLATRYRAIFGSGRADDGSGVPFECIYCFAPDGLQSEKRLWLEESGRWFAGADGRAERIHGLMRIVDERQSREHRQRFLSQFDELTGLYNRTFFCDQLIQAIRRQEKTGTTACYLVAHIDNFRVVNEAYGFDVADQVIREVAKRISLRLRDGDLVGRISGTKFGLLINNCSEQEMAATAERFLEAARDDLIQTDAGPVHVTLTMGGVHLNDSVPDLRTAEICALDALDRAKRHNRGAFRSFHSVPFALDEREKIIRMADEVISALNERRIVLAFQPIVTAETGKVSYHEVLMRVDDSKGEPIPAATFVQYAERLGLAAMLDHRILEMTLDVLFTYPEARLSINVSPDVGMDKDWTTYLQARVGANPDVARRLVVEITETAAIRNMDVAVQFVHKLHELGAKVAIDDFGAGYTSFRNLQALDVDLVKIDGSFVRDIVSNRQNRAFVRMFAELASELDIGVVAEWVEDQEIADILSEMGIGFFQGYHFGKASKDIPWQSDRETAALG; this is translated from the coding sequence ATGGCATTGAAAGCGCGTGATATTCTCACATCGATCGGTGAAGTGATCTATGACTGGCAGGCAAGTGGAGACCATTTGCGCTGGAGCAGCAATGTACGCGACGTGTTCGATGCGGACATTGCCTCGCGTATGGCCACTGGCCAGGCCTTTGCCGATTGCGTAACGCCCGATACGCTTGCAACTCGTTACCGGGCCATTTTTGGATCCGGTCGGGCGGATGATGGCTCTGGTGTGCCATTTGAATGCATCTATTGTTTTGCGCCTGACGGGTTGCAATCAGAGAAACGCTTGTGGCTCGAAGAGAGCGGGCGCTGGTTTGCTGGGGCTGATGGGCGTGCGGAGCGGATCCACGGATTGATGCGGATTGTGGATGAGCGACAAAGTCGCGAGCATCGGCAGCGCTTCCTGTCCCAGTTTGACGAACTGACCGGCCTTTATAACCGTACATTTTTCTGCGATCAACTGATTCAGGCCATCCGGCGTCAAGAGAAAACCGGAACGACAGCCTGCTATCTGGTGGCCCATATCGACAATTTCAGGGTGGTCAATGAAGCCTATGGATTTGATGTCGCTGATCAGGTGATTCGCGAGGTAGCCAAGCGGATATCGCTGCGCCTGCGCGATGGCGATCTGGTGGGCCGGATTTCGGGGACCAAATTCGGGCTCTTGATCAACAATTGCTCCGAGCAGGAAATGGCAGCGACTGCGGAGCGCTTTTTGGAAGCGGCCCGCGATGATCTGATCCAGACCGATGCAGGCCCTGTGCATGTGACCCTGACCATGGGCGGCGTGCATCTGAACGATTCGGTGCCCGATCTGCGCACCGCCGAAATTTGCGCTCTGGATGCGCTTGATCGGGCCAAGCGCCATAATCGCGGAGCGTTTCGATCCTTCCATTCCGTGCCTTTTGCACTGGATGAGCGCGAAAAAATAATCCGCATGGCGGATGAAGTGATTTCTGCTCTCAATGAGCGGCGCATTGTCTTGGCCTTCCAGCCGATTGTGACAGCCGAGACCGGCAAGGTTTCCTATCACGAAGTGCTGATGCGGGTCGATGACAGCAAGGGCGAGCCGATCCCTGCGGCAACCTTTGTGCAATATGCCGAGCGCCTCGGTCTGGCAGCGATGCTCGATCACCGCATTCTGGAAATGACACTGGATGTTCTCTTTACCTATCCAGAAGCACGACTGAGCATCAATGTATCGCCAGATGTGGGCATGGACAAAGACTGGACGACCTATCTGCAGGCCCGTGTCGGGGCCAATCCCGACGTCGCCCGACGGCTGGTGGTGGAGATCACTGAAACCGCGGCCATCCGCAATATGGATGTGGCGGTGCAGTTCGTTCACAAATTGCATGAACTGGGGGCCAAGGTCGCGATCGATGATTTCGGGGCGGGTTATACCTCTTTTCGCAATTTGCAGGCGCTGGATGTTGATCTGGTCAAGATCGACGGTTCGTTCGTGCGTGACATCGTCAGCAACCGGCAGAATCGTGCCTTCGTTCGCATGTTTGCCGAACTGGCAAGTGAGCTGGATATCGGGGTCGTCGCCGAATGGGTCGAGGATCAAGAGATTGCCGATATCCTGTCCGAGATGGGGATTGGCTTCTTTCAAGGGTATCATTTTGGCAAGGCCAGCAAGGATATCCCTTGGCAGTCTGATCGCGAGACTGCGGCGCTGGGGTAA
- the phaR gene encoding polyhydroxyalkanoate synthesis repressor PhaR → MTKKSDQTIIKKYANRRLYNTGTSTYVTLEDLSEMVKAEEDFVVFDAKSGDDITRSVLTQIIFEHENKGQNMLPIAFLRQLIRFYGDSMQTLVPSYLEFSMQNLTNDQDNLRKQLSESFGGSAFEAMEEQVRRNSEMFENAMKMFMPFGQAASGAQPAAPEEKKSNELDALKDQIADMQKKISELADKKDS, encoded by the coding sequence ATGACAAAAAAGTCTGATCAGACTATCATCAAGAAATATGCCAACAGACGGCTCTACAATACGGGCACGAGCACTTATGTGACGTTGGAAGATCTCTCTGAGATGGTAAAGGCGGAGGAGGATTTTGTCGTATTTGATGCCAAAAGTGGCGACGACATCACCCGCTCGGTGCTCACCCAAATCATTTTCGAGCATGAAAACAAGGGGCAGAACATGCTGCCCATCGCCTTCCTGCGCCAATTGATCCGCTTTTACGGCGACAGCATGCAGACCCTTGTGCCGAGCTATCTGGAATTCTCGATGCAGAATCTCACCAATGATCAGGACAATCTGCGCAAGCAACTGTCCGAATCCTTTGGCGGCTCGGCCTTTGAGGCAATGGAAGAGCAGGTGCGCCGCAATTCCGAAATGTTCGAAAATGCCATGAAGATGTTCATGCCCTTCGGACAGGCCGCCTCAGGCGCCCAGCCAGCAGCCCCTGAAGAGAAGAAGTCAAACGAACTGGATGCCTTAAAAGACCAGATTGCCGACATGCAGAAAAAGATCTCGGAGCTCGCCGACAAAAAAGACAGCTAG
- a CDS encoding acetyl-CoA C-acetyltransferase, giving the protein MTQGTDIVIVAAARTPVGSFLGSFANMPASELGATAIKGALAQAGIDPADVDEVILGQVLTAGQGQNPARQAALKAGVGERAPAWLINQVCGSGLRTVALGMQQIAMGDAKIVVAGGQENMSLSVHAANMRAGTKMGDAKFTDTMIKDGLWCAFNDYHMGQTAENVANQWDISRDVQDTFAVASQNKAEAAQKAGKFKDEIVPVTVIERRKERVVEDDEYIRHGANLEGMQKLRPAFTKDGSVTAGNASGINDGAAVVVLMSADEAQKRGLTPLATIKAWASVGTDPAIMGSGPIPASTKALEKAGWNAGDLDLIEANEAFAAQACAVNKDMGWDVEKVNVNGGAIAIGHPIGASGCRVLVTLLHEMKRRDAKKGLATLCIGGGMGVALCVER; this is encoded by the coding sequence ATGACTCAAGGCACTGACATTGTCATCGTCGCGGCAGCGCGTACCCCTGTTGGGTCTTTTCTGGGCTCATTTGCCAACATGCCGGCATCCGAGCTGGGGGCCACTGCAATCAAAGGGGCGCTAGCCCAAGCCGGTATTGACCCGGCGGATGTTGACGAGGTGATCCTGGGTCAGGTTCTGACAGCAGGTCAGGGACAGAACCCGGCCCGTCAGGCCGCTCTTAAAGCCGGTGTTGGCGAACGGGCTCCTGCCTGGTTGATCAATCAGGTATGTGGCTCTGGTCTGCGCACTGTGGCGCTTGGAATGCAACAGATCGCAATGGGAGATGCGAAGATCGTTGTGGCCGGTGGTCAGGAAAATATGTCTCTGTCGGTGCATGCCGCCAATATGCGCGCTGGCACCAAGATGGGGGATGCGAAATTTACCGATACGATGATCAAGGATGGCCTGTGGTGTGCCTTCAATGATTATCATATGGGCCAGACCGCCGAGAATGTTGCCAACCAGTGGGACATCAGCCGTGATGTGCAGGACACCTTTGCCGTTGCCTCGCAGAACAAGGCCGAGGCCGCACAGAAAGCTGGCAAATTCAAGGACGAGATCGTGCCGGTGACGGTCATCGAACGCCGCAAGGAGCGGGTGGTCGAGGATGATGAATATATCCGCCACGGGGCCAATCTTGAAGGCATGCAGAAACTGCGTCCGGCCTTCACCAAGGATGGCTCGGTCACTGCAGGCAACGCGTCGGGCATCAATGATGGTGCGGCTGTTGTCGTTCTGATGAGTGCGGACGAAGCACAAAAACGCGGACTTACGCCGCTTGCCACCATCAAGGCATGGGCCTCTGTAGGCACCGATCCGGCCATTATGGGCAGCGGTCCGATCCCGGCTTCTACCAAGGCATTGGAAAAGGCTGGCTGGAACGCCGGAGACCTTGATCTGATCGAAGCCAACGAAGCCTTCGCTGCACAGGCCTGCGCCGTCAACAAGGATATGGGCTGGGATGTCGAGAAGGTGAATGTGAATGGAGGCGCGATTGCCATCGGTCACCCGATCGGTGCGTCTGGCTGTCGGGTGCTGGTTACCCTGTTGCATGAAATGAAGCGTCGTGATGCCAAGAAGGGTCTGGCGACCTTGTGTATCGGCGGCGGCATGGGCGTGGCACTCTGCGTCGAACGCTAG
- the phbB gene encoding acetoacetyl-CoA reductase encodes MSKVAVVTGGTRGIGEAISIELKQAGFLVAANYCGNDERARSFTERTGIKAYKWDVGDFEACKAGLRQIEEDLGIIDVVVNNAGITRDGMLHKLGVDEWHDVINTNLNSMYYMTKPVIDEMRARAHGRIINISSINGQKGQMGQSNYSAAKAGVIGFTKALAQETARKGVTVNCICPGYIDTDMVAAVPEKVLESIVSSIPVGRLGQAEEIAAMVGFLASEKAGFITGAVMTVNGGQYIANG; translated from the coding sequence ATGTCTAAAGTTGCAGTAGTTACCGGTGGGACCCGAGGCATCGGGGAAGCCATTTCGATTGAACTCAAACAAGCCGGTTTTCTGGTCGCTGCCAATTATTGTGGCAATGACGAGCGGGCCCGGTCCTTTACCGAACGGACCGGGATCAAGGCCTATAAATGGGATGTGGGCGATTTTGAAGCTTGCAAGGCGGGTCTGCGGCAGATCGAGGAAGACCTTGGAATCATCGATGTGGTGGTCAACAATGCGGGCATCACCCGTGATGGCATGCTGCACAAGCTGGGGGTTGATGAATGGCATGACGTCATCAACACAAACCTCAATTCGATGTATTACATGACCAAGCCGGTGATTGATGAAATGCGCGCCCGTGCCCATGGCCGGATCATCAATATCTCCTCGATCAATGGCCAGAAAGGCCAGATGGGTCAGTCCAACTATTCCGCAGCCAAGGCGGGTGTCATCGGTTTCACCAAGGCGTTGGCGCAGGAAACCGCCCGCAAAGGCGTGACCGTTAACTGCATCTGTCCGGGCTATATCGACACTGACATGGTGGCCGCAGTGCCCGAGAAGGTGCTCGAAAGCATCGTGTCGAGCATTCCGGTGGGCCGGTTGGGGCAGGCCGAAGAGATCGCTGCGATGGTGGGATTCCTGGCGTCGGAAAAAGCAGGCTTTATCACCGGGGCGGTGATGACGGTCAATGGCGGCCAATATATTGCCAACGGCTAG
- a CDS encoding metal ABC transporter permease — protein MLDDFFTRALLGGIGIALVSGPLGCFIVWRRMAYFGETMAHAALLGIALSLLFDLMPIAGVFLVSIVIALILYGLEKLDRLSTDTLLGILSHASLAIGLLTLGFMTWLRIDIMSLLFGDILSVSRLDLGVIWGGGALVLCMLFMHWRSLLASTISPDIAAAEGLPTQRANLVFVLLIALVIAVAMKLIGVLLITSLLIIPAATARQFARSPETMALFAAGIACLSILAGLNASLIWDSTPGPSIVLAAFLLFLGALATAPFLRKLRKS, from the coding sequence ATGCTGGATGATTTCTTCACCCGCGCCCTCTTGGGTGGCATTGGCATTGCCCTGGTCTCTGGCCCATTGGGCTGCTTCATCGTCTGGCGGCGAATGGCCTATTTCGGCGAAACCATGGCCCATGCTGCCCTGCTTGGCATTGCCTTGAGCCTGCTGTTTGACCTGATGCCGATTGCCGGGGTCTTTTTGGTCTCCATCGTCATCGCGCTCATTCTCTATGGTCTTGAAAAGCTTGACCGCCTGTCAACCGACACCTTGCTTGGCATCCTGTCTCATGCCTCACTGGCCATTGGCCTTCTCACGCTTGGCTTCATGACATGGCTAAGGATCGATATCATGTCGCTGCTCTTTGGCGACATCCTGTCGGTCAGCAGGCTTGATCTGGGTGTCATTTGGGGCGGAGGCGCTTTGGTTCTCTGTATGCTCTTTATGCATTGGCGCAGCCTGTTGGCCAGCACCATCAGCCCAGATATAGCCGCCGCTGAAGGCTTACCAACCCAGCGGGCCAATCTGGTCTTTGTGCTGCTGATTGCGCTGGTGATCGCAGTCGCGATGAAGCTGATCGGCGTGTTGCTGATCACTTCACTGCTAATCATTCCGGCGGCCACCGCAAGGCAATTTGCCAGAAGCCCCGAAACGATGGCTTTGTTCGCGGCTGGCATCGCCTGTCTGTCGATCCTTGCGGGTCTGAATGCATCCCTGATCTGGGATTCCACCCCCGGCCCGTCCATCGTGCTGGCCGCCTTCCTGCTCTTTCTGGGGGCACTGGCAACTGCCCCCTTCCTGCGCAAGTTGCGCAAGAGCTGA
- a CDS encoding metal ABC transporter ATP-binding protein, with the protein MNTSQTLLSGDNLTIVSEGKTLLDRVSISVDRGEIITIIGPNGGGKTTLVKALLGLRSISSGTVERQSNLKVGYVPQKLVIDRTMPLTVERLMRLTGNHSRTTMLSALEETGVAQKIGYNVHTLSGGEMQRVLLARALVGQPDLMVLDEPVQGVDYVGELALYRLIEDIRDRHNCGILLVSHDLHMVMRASTRVLCLNTHVCCDGQPADVAQNPDYQRLFGAKGLETMAPYNHHHDHSHDPQDADMIDESCSCGHDHTHNHDHAQKEDGSHAG; encoded by the coding sequence GTGAACACGTCTCAAACGCTTCTTTCAGGTGACAACCTGACGATTGTCAGCGAAGGTAAAACCCTGCTCGACAGGGTCTCCATTTCTGTTGATCGCGGCGAAATCATCACCATCATCGGTCCCAATGGCGGCGGCAAGACAACCCTCGTCAAGGCTCTGCTTGGCCTGCGCTCCATTTCCTCTGGCACTGTCGAGCGTCAATCCAACCTCAAGGTTGGCTATGTGCCCCAAAAGCTGGTGATCGATCGCACCATGCCGCTGACAGTGGAACGGCTGATGCGCCTCACCGGCAACCACAGCCGCACCACCATGCTGTCTGCCCTTGAGGAAACCGGCGTCGCCCAAAAAATCGGCTACAATGTCCACACCCTGTCAGGCGGGGAAATGCAGCGGGTTCTGCTGGCCCGCGCTCTGGTCGGCCAGCCGGACTTGATGGTGCTCGACGAGCCGGTTCAGGGGGTAGATTATGTAGGCGAATTGGCCCTCTATCGCCTGATCGAGGATATTCGCGACCGCCACAATTGCGGCATCCTGCTGGTCTCCCATGATTTGCATATGGTGATGCGCGCCTCAACCCGGGTCCTTTGTCTCAACACCCATGTCTGCTGTGATGGCCAGCCTGCCGACGTCGCGCAAAATCCCGACTATCAGCGTCTCTTCGGTGCCAAAGGTCTTGAGACCATGGCCCCTTACAATCATCACCACGATCACAGCCATGACCCGCAAGATGCGGATATGATCGATGAGAGCTGTTCCTGCGGCCACGATCACACCCACAATCACGATCACGCGCAGAAGGAGGATGGCTCCCATGCTGGATGA